Proteins encoded within one genomic window of Nordella sp. HKS 07:
- a CDS encoding ABC transporter ATP-binding protein: MVRFVNVQKSYDGATLVVKNLNLDIAKGEFVTMLGPSGSGKTTTLMMLAGFEPTTSGEIFLNGQPISGMPPHKRGIGMVFQNYALFPHMTVNENLAFPLQVRRLGKSEIESRVKTALEMVELPGFGNRRPSQLSGGQQQRVAVARALVFDPDLVLMDEPLGALDKQLREQMQYEIRHLHERLGITVVYVTHDQGEALTMSDRIAVFKDGIVQQLSSPAELYERPQNSFVAQFIGENNRLQGVVEDMAGNGTCKVKLTSGEVVNASAVKVAKKGDRTLLSLRPERVKINPGDSGGANVIQGSVEEIIYLGDHVRTRLAVAGQSDFIVKIPNNTERPALKEGTTVRIGWEPEDCRALDDV, translated from the coding sequence ATGGTCCGCTTCGTGAATGTGCAGAAGAGCTATGACGGCGCCACGCTGGTCGTCAAGAATCTCAATCTGGACATCGCCAAGGGCGAATTCGTCACCATGCTGGGCCCCTCGGGCTCGGGCAAGACCACGACGCTCATGATGCTCGCCGGCTTCGAGCCCACTACCAGCGGTGAGATCTTCCTGAACGGCCAGCCGATCAGCGGGATGCCGCCGCACAAGCGCGGCATCGGCATGGTCTTCCAGAACTATGCGCTGTTTCCCCATATGACCGTCAACGAGAACCTCGCCTTTCCGCTCCAGGTGCGCCGCCTGGGCAAAAGCGAGATCGAGAGCCGGGTGAAGACCGCCCTCGAAATGGTGGAGCTCCCGGGCTTCGGCAATCGCCGCCCGAGCCAGCTGTCGGGCGGTCAGCAGCAGCGCGTGGCCGTCGCCCGCGCCCTCGTCTTCGATCCCGACCTCGTGCTCATGGACGAGCCCCTGGGCGCCCTCGACAAGCAGCTGCGCGAGCAGATGCAGTATGAAATCCGGCATCTGCATGAGCGGCTCGGCATCACCGTCGTCTATGTCACCCATGACCAAGGCGAAGCCTTGACCATGTCGGATCGCATCGCCGTCTTCAAAGACGGCATCGTGCAGCAGCTCTCGAGCCCGGCCGAGCTTTATGAGCGCCCGCAGAATTCCTTCGTCGCCCAGTTCATCGGCGAGAACAACCGCTTGCAGGGCGTCGTCGAGGACATGGCCGGCAACGGTACCTGCAAGGTGAAGCTCACCTCCGGCGAGGTGGTCAACGCGTCGGCCGTGAAGGTCGCGAAGAAGGGTGACCGCACCTTGCTGTCGCTGCGCCCGGAGCGGGTGAAGATCAATCCGGGCGACAGCGGCGGCGCCAATGTCATTCAGGGCAGCGTCGAGGAGATCATCTATCTCGGCGACCATGTCCGAACCCGCCTCGCGGTGGCCGGCCAGTCCGATTTCATCGTCAAGATTCCCAACAACACCGAGCGGCCCGCGCTCAAGGAAGGCACCACGGTCAGGATCGGATGGGAACCGGAGGACTGCCGCGCGCTGGATGATGTTTAG
- a CDS encoding ABC transporter permease has protein sequence MLKPAPYAMPIEKALFYGGWIFTALVLLFLIAPILVIIPLSFNSEPYFSYPMPGLSLKWYADFFGNERWTSALFLSIKLAVTVTIASTALGTMAALGLARAGLPGRSIVLGILLLPMIVPVIVVAVAVFMSFGYFGLIGTFAGLALAHTALATPFVVIAVTSTLTNFDWTLQRAAQGLGAPPLTVFRKVILPLILPGVISGALFAFVTSFDEVVVALFLSSAEQRTLPKQMFSGIREMISPTITAAATVQVLLSVCLLIGVELLRRRSQRLRGIT, from the coding sequence ATGTTGAAACCCGCTCCCTATGCCATGCCGATCGAAAAGGCGCTCTTCTATGGCGGCTGGATCTTCACCGCGCTGGTGCTCCTGTTTCTCATCGCGCCGATCCTGGTCATCATCCCGCTTTCCTTCAATTCCGAGCCCTATTTCAGCTATCCGATGCCGGGCCTGTCGCTCAAATGGTATGCGGACTTCTTCGGCAATGAGCGCTGGACCAGCGCCTTGTTCCTCAGCATCAAGCTCGCCGTCACGGTGACGATCGCCTCGACGGCGCTCGGCACGATGGCGGCGCTGGGGCTCGCCCGCGCGGGCCTGCCGGGACGCAGCATCGTGCTCGGCATATTGCTGCTGCCGATGATCGTGCCCGTCATCGTCGTGGCGGTCGCGGTCTTCATGTCCTTCGGCTATTTCGGGCTGATCGGCACCTTCGCCGGGCTTGCTCTGGCCCATACAGCGCTCGCGACCCCCTTCGTGGTGATCGCGGTGACCTCGACGCTCACCAATTTCGACTGGACGCTGCAGCGCGCCGCGCAGGGTCTCGGCGCGCCGCCGCTCACCGTCTTCCGGAAGGTTATTCTCCCGCTCATCCTGCCGGGTGTGATTTCCGGCGCGCTCTTCGCCTTTGTGACATCCTTCGATGAAGTGGTCGTGGCGCTGTTCCTGTCGAGCGCCGAGCAGCGCACCTTGCCGAAACAGATGTTCAGCGGCATCCGCGAGATGATCAGCCCGACCATCACCGCCGCGGCGACGGTTCAGGTTCTGCTGTCGGTCTGCCTTCTCATCGGCGTCGAGCTCTTGCGGCGGCGCTCGCAAAGGCTGCGCGGGATAACTTAG
- a CDS encoding transporter, with amino-acid sequence MTKIVIRDAKPLWKAGFAIAALTVMQEPVLADEGGVSFWLPGQYASLVAVPSQPGWSLGLVYYHASVDAGRGLDFPQGGEIRAGLESDVNLLFVAPSYTFEEAVLGGRATLGLTGVFGRNETTAEATLSGPGGGTISGDRTDMLTSVGDLYPAFSLKWNAGVSNYMTYITGDIPVGDYEAGRLANIGIGHAAIDGGAGYTYFNPVTGREFSILGGLTYNFENPDTNYQNGVDGHIDWAAAQFLSPQAHVGIAGYVYQQLTGDSGQGAVLGDFKSRVLGIGPQVGFMFPTGTMQGYLNIRGYYEFAAENRAEGWNALVTLALSPPAQAQ; translated from the coding sequence ATGACGAAAATCGTCATTCGCGACGCGAAACCTTTGTGGAAAGCCGGGTTTGCAATTGCCGCGTTGACCGTGATGCAAGAGCCGGTGCTGGCCGATGAGGGAGGCGTCAGCTTCTGGCTTCCAGGACAATATGCGAGTCTCGTGGCAGTGCCGTCACAGCCTGGCTGGTCGCTTGGTCTCGTTTATTATCATGCCTCGGTCGATGCAGGCCGCGGCCTCGATTTTCCGCAAGGGGGAGAAATCAGAGCCGGTCTCGAGAGCGACGTGAATCTGTTGTTTGTCGCTCCGAGCTATACATTCGAGGAGGCGGTTCTGGGCGGACGGGCCACTCTCGGCTTGACCGGTGTGTTTGGCCGGAACGAAACCACGGCAGAGGCCACGCTCTCCGGCCCAGGCGGTGGAACGATTTCCGGTGATCGCACGGATATGCTCACGAGCGTCGGTGATCTCTATCCCGCATTCAGTCTGAAGTGGAATGCCGGCGTCAGCAACTATATGACCTATATCACCGGCGATATCCCGGTCGGCGACTATGAGGCTGGCCGCCTCGCGAATATCGGGATCGGACATGCGGCCATCGATGGCGGTGCCGGCTACACCTACTTCAACCCGGTGACCGGCCGGGAATTCTCCATTCTCGGTGGGCTCACTTACAATTTCGAGAATCCCGACACCAATTATCAGAACGGCGTTGACGGCCACATCGATTGGGCGGCAGCACAGTTTCTGTCGCCGCAGGCGCATGTGGGTATCGCGGGCTATGTCTACCAGCAGCTCACAGGCGACAGCGGACAGGGTGCCGTGCTCGGTGATTTCAAATCGCGCGTTTTGGGCATCGGACCTCAGGTCGGCTTCATGTTTCCCACCGGGACCATGCAGGGCTATCTGAATATTCGCGGCTATTACGAATTCGCGGCGGAGAATCGCGCCGAGGGATGGAATGCCCTGGTGACTTTAGCCCTATCCCCGCCGGCACAGGCGCAATAG
- a CDS encoding TerB family tellurite resistance protein: MRTHPCVVVGLALDAARSVREGDRLTLARRPQDEDIVACIHDGQRIGHIPPGRIWVARLLTEGAHHEVTVTGFDTDPAGALAHIEIAISIIGDGPERSVIRSVISEIGDELRILAMIGATDGRLEPAERGVMEQFASVRAAELGLETDPGEVAHAVRWARRHVPNVLDVAGIVKRLTKERPQALPLIWEACMLVAEIDGRIAPEERQSMTTLHALLEQGMSDAKRNTAGG; the protein is encoded by the coding sequence ATGCGCACACATCCCTGCGTTGTCGTCGGGCTCGCCCTCGATGCCGCCCGGTCTGTGCGCGAAGGCGACAGGCTGACTCTCGCGCGCAGGCCACAGGACGAGGACATCGTCGCCTGCATTCATGACGGCCAGCGCATCGGCCACATTCCGCCGGGACGAATCTGGGTCGCCCGGCTCCTCACTGAGGGCGCGCATCATGAGGTCACCGTCACTGGCTTCGATACCGATCCCGCCGGCGCGCTGGCCCATATCGAAATCGCGATATCCATCATAGGAGACGGACCGGAGCGTTCCGTCATCCGGTCGGTCATCTCCGAGATCGGCGATGAGTTGCGCATCCTGGCCATGATCGGCGCGACCGACGGCCGGCTCGAGCCCGCCGAACGCGGGGTGATGGAGCAGTTCGCGTCCGTCCGCGCGGCGGAACTCGGGCTTGAGACCGACCCTGGCGAAGTGGCCCATGCGGTACGCTGGGCGCGCCGGCATGTGCCCAATGTCCTCGATGTCGCGGGCATCGTGAAGAGATTGACGAAAGAACGACCGCAGGCACTGCCGCTGATCTGGGAAGCCTGCATGCTCGTCGCCGAGATCGACGGGCGGATCGCGCCAGAGGAGCGGCAGTCGATGACCACCCTTCATGCCTTGCTCGAGCAAGGCATGTCCGACGCCAAGCGGAACACTGCCGGTGGTTAG
- a CDS encoding alkaline phosphatase, which yields MPCSSKACPTPSGTLPVVRLDRRKFLLSSVAGTLALGPGLAMPAISHAATRPQLSHGVQSGDVDARSGMIWARSDRPARLHVQVATTESFKDAVRVASLDARPARDLTVKHLLVDLPPDQTIFYRLRFANLSYTSTKSQPLIGRFRTAPLSHRNVRFVWSGDTAGQGWGINTEDGGMRTYATMATHDPDFFIHSGDTIYADGPIKPEVQLPGGGVWKNIVQEGVGKVAETLDEFRGRWKYNLLDENLLGFNATVPTYFQWDDHDVLDNWSPATDLRQDARYKEKSIEKLVERAARAFHEMTPIVYFPEEPGRIYRRISYGPLLDIFFVDLRSYRGPNGPSLETELTPSSRIIGETQMLWLKRELAASKATWKVIACDMPIGLIVWDDWKERKGVEAVANGDQGKPLGRELEFADLLKFIKGSEIHNVVWLTADVHYTAAHYYSPDKAQFQDFEPFWEFVSGPLHAGTFGPNELDRTFGPDVKFMKAPSREQGVNLPPSAGLQFFGLVDIDGKTEQMTVRLMDRGDAELYKVTLDPKRRA from the coding sequence ATGCCTTGCTCGAGCAAGGCATGTCCGACGCCAAGCGGAACACTGCCGGTGGTTAGACTGGATCGCCGCAAGTTCCTGCTGTCGTCGGTGGCCGGCACACTGGCCTTGGGGCCTGGCCTCGCCATGCCCGCCATCAGCCACGCCGCCACGCGCCCGCAGCTGAGCCACGGCGTGCAATCGGGCGATGTCGATGCGCGTTCGGGTATGATCTGGGCCAGAAGCGACCGGCCGGCGCGGCTGCATGTCCAGGTCGCCACCACCGAGAGCTTCAAGGATGCCGTGCGGGTGGCGAGCCTCGATGCGCGGCCGGCGCGCGATCTGACCGTGAAGCATCTCCTCGTCGATCTGCCGCCCGATCAGACGATCTTCTATCGCCTGCGCTTCGCCAATCTCTCTTACACGAGCACCAAGAGCCAGCCGCTCATCGGCCGCTTCCGCACCGCGCCGCTCAGCCACCGTAATGTGCGCTTCGTGTGGTCGGGCGATACCGCCGGGCAGGGCTGGGGCATCAATACGGAAGATGGCGGCATGCGGACTTACGCCACCATGGCCACGCATGATCCGGACTTCTTCATCCATTCCGGCGACACGATCTATGCCGATGGGCCGATCAAGCCGGAAGTGCAGCTCCCCGGTGGTGGTGTATGGAAGAACATCGTCCAGGAAGGCGTCGGCAAGGTCGCGGAGACGCTCGACGAGTTTCGCGGACGCTGGAAATACAATCTGCTCGACGAGAATCTGCTGGGCTTCAATGCCACGGTGCCGACCTACTTCCAGTGGGACGATCATGATGTGCTCGACAACTGGTCGCCGGCCACCGATCTGCGCCAGGATGCCCGTTACAAGGAAAAGTCGATCGAGAAACTCGTCGAACGTGCCGCGCGCGCTTTCCACGAGATGACGCCGATCGTCTATTTTCCGGAAGAGCCGGGGCGCATCTATCGCCGGATATCCTATGGCCCGCTGCTCGACATCTTCTTCGTCGACCTGCGCAGCTATCGCGGGCCGAACGGCCCATCGCTCGAAACCGAGCTCACGCCCTCATCGCGCATCATCGGCGAGACCCAGATGCTGTGGCTCAAGCGCGAGCTCGCGGCATCGAAAGCGACCTGGAAGGTGATCGCCTGCGACATGCCGATCGGCCTCATCGTCTGGGACGATTGGAAGGAAAGAAAGGGTGTCGAGGCCGTCGCCAATGGCGATCAGGGCAAGCCGCTCGGACGCGAGCTCGAATTCGCCGATCTCCTGAAGTTCATCAAGGGATCGGAAATTCACAATGTCGTCTGGCTGACGGCGGATGTGCATTATACCGCCGCGCATTACTACAGTCCCGACAAGGCGCAGTTCCAGGATTTCGAGCCTTTCTGGGAATTCGTGTCGGGCCCGCTTCATGCCGGGACCTTCGGTCCCAATGAGCTCGACAGAACTTTCGGGCCGGACGTCAAATTCATGAAGGCGCCGAGCAGGGAGCAGGGCGTCAATCTGCCGCCTTCGGCCGGCCTGCAGTTCTTCGGCCTCGTCGATATCGACGGCAAGACGGAGCAGATGACGGTCAGGCTCATGGATCGTGGCGACGCTGAGCTCTACAAGGTGACGCTCGATCCCAAGCGCAGGGCTTAA